In Devosia litorisediminis, one genomic interval encodes:
- a CDS encoding putative bifunctional diguanylate cyclase/phosphodiesterase — MSVQKSLAEHIAVAYRPLHRGFLIATMAYYSFVTFAHFPDESGITLVVMASISAATALYSVLLWRIVETRQLSVGGLELLNGVLHLLMLLNVLAYQLAHYEPAKMVYFPLLAVAFAMSSVTQRSVLISVAAALGSMLLVARSSEPASFGPYIFIAIASAVTCIGLSTLLRGVVQREVTARIRSEAAQLATLELSEKSARLANIDFLTGLPNRRHFMQMLTDMVEQADGVVVCIVDLDGFKGINDAYGHAAGDQVLVEVARRLQGDGRLKPVVARIGGDEFGILLPGKPDAEILQGWSQMLITQLKQPFYLDAAVARLGGSLGIAESLEGDSAETILDRADYAAYEAKHHHKGGLVVFGEQHQATISHTHKIERALLQASFEHELVPVFQPIINIATGRPESYEALARWHSPELGQVSPASFIPIAERLGLIPRITQCMVRHALDLAAKLPDQQRVSVNLSMHDLASADAMYNLSAILAASDLKPCRIDFEITETAVMHDSQEATTALNVLLAHGARISLDDFGTGHSSLSRVQTLPLNRIKIDQCFVANVETSRASQAIVKTTLDLCQNLGISCVVEGTETAEQIAALRALGATMFQGYYFSRPVSAAVVLEGQSKKSRSSAA; from the coding sequence GTGAGCGTACAGAAGAGTTTAGCCGAGCACATCGCCGTTGCTTACCGGCCCCTGCATCGTGGCTTTCTGATTGCCACGATGGCCTACTATTCCTTCGTCACCTTCGCCCACTTTCCCGATGAGAGCGGCATCACACTTGTGGTTATGGCGTCCATCTCGGCGGCGACGGCGCTTTATTCCGTTTTGCTCTGGCGCATTGTCGAAACCCGTCAACTATCCGTCGGCGGGCTGGAACTCCTCAATGGTGTCCTGCATCTGCTGATGCTGCTCAACGTGCTGGCCTATCAGCTGGCGCACTACGAACCGGCCAAAATGGTCTACTTTCCCCTTCTGGCTGTGGCCTTTGCCATGTCGTCGGTGACCCAGCGTTCCGTCCTGATCAGTGTTGCCGCTGCGCTGGGCTCAATGCTGCTGGTTGCGCGGAGCAGCGAACCCGCCAGCTTTGGACCCTACATCTTTATCGCGATCGCCTCGGCGGTGACCTGTATCGGGCTCTCCACCCTGCTGCGCGGCGTGGTGCAGCGCGAGGTGACGGCGCGCATTCGCAGCGAAGCGGCGCAATTGGCCACGCTCGAGCTGTCCGAAAAGAGCGCCCGTTTGGCCAATATAGATTTTCTGACCGGTCTGCCCAATCGCCGCCACTTCATGCAGATGCTCACCGATATGGTCGAGCAGGCCGACGGGGTTGTGGTGTGCATTGTCGATCTCGATGGCTTCAAGGGCATCAATGATGCCTATGGCCACGCCGCTGGCGATCAGGTGCTGGTCGAAGTGGCGCGCCGACTGCAGGGGGATGGCCGGCTCAAGCCAGTCGTGGCCCGCATTGGCGGCGACGAGTTCGGCATCCTGCTGCCCGGCAAGCCTGACGCTGAGATTTTGCAGGGTTGGTCGCAAATGCTGATCACCCAGCTCAAGCAGCCCTTCTATCTCGATGCCGCGGTCGCCCGACTGGGCGGTTCACTGGGCATCGCGGAATCGCTTGAGGGTGATTCCGCTGAAACCATTCTCGACCGTGCCGACTACGCCGCCTATGAGGCCAAGCACCATCACAAGGGTGGCCTTGTCGTCTTTGGCGAACAACACCAGGCCACGATCAGCCACACCCACAAGATTGAACGAGCGCTGCTGCAGGCCAGCTTCGAGCATGAACTCGTGCCGGTGTTTCAGCCCATCATCAATATCGCGACGGGCAGGCCTGAAAGCTATGAGGCGCTGGCGCGCTGGCACAGTCCCGAGCTGGGCCAGGTGTCGCCGGCCAGCTTCATCCCGATCGCCGAACGGCTGGGCCTGATCCCGCGCATTACCCAGTGCATGGTGCGCCATGCGCTCGATCTGGCGGCCAAACTGCCCGATCAGCAGCGTGTCTCGGTCAATCTCTCAATGCACGATCTAGCCTCGGCCGATGCGATGTACAATCTCTCGGCCATTCTGGCAGCATCTGATCTCAAGCCCTGCCGCATCGATTTCGAGATTACCGAAACCGCAGTGATGCACGATAGCCAGGAGGCCACCACGGCGCTAAACGTGCTGCTGGCCCATGGCGCGCGCATCTCGCTTGATGACTTCGGTACTGGACATTCCAGCCTGTCGCGCGTGCAGACGCTGCCGCTGAACCGGATCAAGATCGATCAGTGTTTTGTCGCCAATGTCGAAACCAGTCGGGCCAGCCAGGCCATCGTCAAGACCACACTCGATCTGTGCCAGAACCTGGGTATTTCCTGCGTGGTTGAAGGCACCGAGACGGCAGAGCAGATTGCCGCTCTGCGGGCGCTGGGCGCGACCATGTTCCAGGGTTATTATTTCAGCCGCCCGGTCAGCGCCGCCGTCGTGCTTGAGGGTCAGAGCAAGAAGTCGCGCTCCTCAGCTGCCTGA
- a CDS encoding oxidoreductase produces MHTRLTTLAIAFVAFAAVPSQAVPLQTPQGPVLLTVTGNIAHTNATGRAEFDRAMLDALPQHTTTATTPWYDTAQSFTGPEALALLELVGASGTTVTVTALNDYSADIPFADFENYRIILANQIDGQPLSVRDKGPSFVIYPFDQDEELYNEVIFGRSVWQVTSIAVK; encoded by the coding sequence ATGCACACCCGTCTCACCACCCTCGCCATTGCCTTTGTCGCGTTCGCTGCGGTGCCTTCCCAGGCTGTGCCGCTGCAAACGCCTCAAGGGCCGGTGTTGCTGACCGTCACCGGCAACATCGCTCACACCAATGCAACTGGCCGCGCAGAGTTTGATCGCGCCATGCTTGATGCATTGCCGCAGCATACCACAACCGCCACCACGCCCTGGTATGACACCGCGCAGAGCTTTACCGGGCCAGAAGCCCTGGCCTTGCTCGAACTGGTCGGCGCCAGCGGCACCACCGTGACCGTCACGGCGCTGAACGACTATTCGGCTGATATCCCCTTCGCGGATTTCGAGAACTACCGCATCATACTTGCCAACCAGATTGACGGGCAGCCGCTATCGGTGCGTGACAAGGGGCCGTCCTTTGTCATCTACCCCTTCGACCAGGACGAAGAACTTTACAACGAAGTTATCTTTGGTCGCTCCGTCTGGCAGGTCACCTCGATCGCGGTGAAATAG
- a CDS encoding LysE family translocator produces MDPALFIKSFILGLAIAAPLGPIGALCINRTLERGFWAGMVGGLGTALADALYATLAALGFAAFAALLSHVDGPMRLVGGMFMIWLGWRSMRPKPASKAARIGAGDLLGTLLATFMLTLTSPLTIVSFTAIFAGLGLANDARDGGAVMVVAGIFLGSLCWWVLLSGGVALAHKRLPAGFAGWVAGLSGLVLSGFGVLAISSLAWMG; encoded by the coding sequence ATGGACCCAGCCCTGTTCATCAAAAGCTTCATACTGGGCCTGGCTATCGCCGCGCCGCTGGGTCCAATTGGCGCGTTGTGCATCAATCGCACGCTTGAGCGCGGTTTCTGGGCTGGCATGGTTGGCGGTCTGGGCACCGCTTTGGCCGACGCACTCTATGCCACGCTGGCTGCGCTGGGTTTTGCCGCTTTTGCGGCGCTGCTGAGCCATGTCGACGGCCCCATGCGGTTGGTGGGCGGGATGTTCATGATCTGGCTGGGCTGGCGGAGCATGAGGCCCAAACCGGCATCAAAGGCGGCCCGTATTGGCGCCGGGGACCTGCTGGGCACCCTTTTGGCGACCTTCATGCTCACGCTGACCAGTCCACTGACCATTGTCTCGTTTACCGCCATCTTTGCCGGGCTGGGACTGGCCAATGATGCGCGGGACGGCGGCGCCGTCATGGTCGTTGCCGGTATTTTCCTCGGCTCGCTGTGCTGGTGGGTCCTGCTCAGCGGCGGCGTGGCGCTGGCCCACAAGCGTCTGCCAGCCGGTTTTGCAGGCTGGGTCGCAGGACTGTCCGGATTGGTGCTGAGCGGCTTTGGCGTTCTGGCCATCAGTTCTCTGGCGTGGATGGGCTAG
- a CDS encoding DUF1254 domain-containing protein has product MMRLLLWLAGGVLLGGIIHIIVILTLPRLDEDTVWTRIAAIDAVDRVTILPQIAPGEPNPLGLDPEVIYGVCQLDLAKGPGYISGVLPEAYWSVAIYNEAGVVTYSTTNRDGIGQTLEMGIFNAAQTRLLAQQQLDVAEGLLVVESDDDNIFALVRLLPPHQAMRARFADVLAQTGCGNRADRSGS; this is encoded by the coding sequence ATGATGCGGCTTTTGCTCTGGCTGGCTGGAGGCGTGCTGCTGGGCGGCATCATCCACATCATCGTCATCCTCACCCTGCCCCGGCTCGATGAGGACACCGTGTGGACCCGCATCGCGGCCATTGATGCGGTTGATCGCGTCACCATCCTGCCGCAGATCGCGCCTGGCGAACCCAACCCACTCGGCCTTGACCCCGAGGTGATCTACGGGGTGTGTCAGCTCGATCTGGCCAAGGGCCCCGGCTATATCAGCGGCGTGCTGCCCGAGGCATACTGGTCGGTTGCGATCTACAACGAGGCCGGCGTGGTGACCTATTCGACCACCAATCGCGATGGCATCGGCCAAACGCTGGAAATGGGCATTTTCAATGCCGCGCAAACCCGCCTGCTCGCGCAGCAGCAGCTTGATGTGGCCGAAGGCCTGCTGGTGGTGGAGTCCGATGATGACAACATCTTCGCGCTGGTGCGCCTGCTGCCGCCCCATCAGGCCATGCGCGCCCGCTTCGCCGATGTGCTGGCTCAAACCGGTTGCGGCAATCGGGCCGATCGATCAGGCAGCTGA
- a CDS encoding DUF302 domain-containing protein: MYTFNKTLADTTFEAAIDRTRAALADKGFGVLTEIDVQKTMKAKLDETIPGYVILGACNPKMAFEALKLEPRVGAMLPCNVIVRELDNGGVEVSAIDPVASMSAIENAQLQSVAGQVRQMLSDVVEAL, translated from the coding sequence ATGTACACCTTTAACAAGACCCTGGCCGATACCACGTTCGAGGCCGCCATCGATCGCACCAGGGCGGCGCTTGCCGATAAGGGCTTTGGTGTGCTCACGGAGATCGACGTGCAGAAGACCATGAAGGCCAAGCTTGATGAGACCATTCCGGGCTATGTGATCCTTGGTGCCTGCAATCCGAAAATGGCTTTTGAGGCGCTTAAGCTGGAGCCTCGGGTCGGGGCCATGTTGCCCTGCAATGTTATCGTCCGCGAACTGGACAATGGCGGCGTTGAAGTCAGTGCGATTGACCCTGTTGCATCCATGAGCGCCATCGAGAACGCGCAGTTGCAGTCGGTGGCAGGGCAGGTCCGACAGATGCTGTCCGATGTTGTCGAAGCACTCTGA
- a CDS encoding ATP-binding protein encodes MLIVASAIMLASVIWLVFGIDERQNAQAQSVREDAVWAAYQVDRETSRLIEAAMHAKVDSTVDELLLRFDLLYSRIGLLGGGSYAIVFGAGSDVGDSARAVSDQVLALTPELDALATNPEQLATRIDAIIAAATELRSATGSLIVAANAAVGEIRVNEREATMQAYVHIGLAMAALTIGLILTVVMLALQLAHLSRNGREVELLSQKNARAARAARAASEAKSIFLTTMSHEIRTPLNGIIGMADVLADTPLDTEQAEQVGVIRQSGDMLLDLINDVLDFSKLEAGAIQSQPQHFALAEVMEFVRNMMAPRAKAAQLQFSFSYPDVTLTADPAKLRQVLVNLVGNALKFTEHGAVSIVATIADGVLRCRVEDTGPGIAAGDVRHLFKQFSQLDSSSTRVHGGSGLGLAICRGLVEAVGGQIGVDSTPGHGSNFWFTLPVSAVEAHEQQPDLAAMPLETLPGLSPSRREPAARTGRVLIVDDNAINRQVAGALVKKMGLQPVYAHNGEEAIDAIAMGGLDLVLMDMQMPVLDGVTATSHARALGFNVPIVGLTANAMTEDRQACARVGMDDFIAKPVTRAKLEATLSPLLHQLENRPLDLTPSDIDQDYQKTLIEELGPDSFRQLEVQFKTDAVHLVDRAIVALGQSDEFALKSALHTLKGAALALGYSAIAARADDLGAGPLDREQLETLRRDAA; translated from the coding sequence GTGCTCATCGTGGCCAGCGCGATCATGCTGGCATCGGTGATCTGGCTGGTTTTCGGCATTGATGAGCGCCAGAATGCGCAGGCGCAAAGTGTGCGCGAGGACGCCGTATGGGCCGCCTATCAGGTCGATCGTGAAACCTCACGTCTCATTGAAGCGGCCATGCATGCCAAGGTCGACAGCACCGTGGATGAGCTGCTGCTGCGGTTCGACCTGCTCTATAGCCGTATTGGCCTGCTGGGCGGCGGTAGTTATGCAATAGTCTTTGGTGCCGGGTCTGACGTCGGCGACAGCGCGCGCGCAGTAAGCGATCAGGTGCTCGCTCTTACCCCTGAACTGGATGCACTGGCCACCAATCCAGAGCAGTTGGCGACCCGTATTGATGCGATAATCGCCGCCGCGACCGAATTGCGCAGCGCCACAGGCAGCTTGATCGTCGCGGCCAATGCTGCAGTGGGAGAAATCCGCGTCAATGAGCGCGAAGCGACCATGCAGGCCTATGTTCATATCGGCTTGGCAATGGCAGCGCTCACCATAGGGTTGATCCTGACTGTCGTCATGCTGGCGCTGCAACTGGCGCATCTTTCGCGCAATGGTCGCGAGGTCGAACTGCTCAGCCAGAAGAACGCACGGGCGGCCCGCGCCGCGCGGGCGGCCAGCGAAGCCAAATCCATCTTTCTGACCACGATGAGCCACGAAATCCGCACTCCGCTCAACGGCATTATCGGCATGGCCGACGTGCTGGCCGACACCCCGCTTGATACCGAGCAGGCCGAGCAGGTGGGCGTGATCCGCCAGTCCGGTGACATGCTGCTCGACCTGATCAATGACGTGCTCGACTTCTCCAAGCTTGAGGCTGGTGCCATCCAGTCACAGCCCCAGCACTTCGCGCTGGCCGAGGTGATGGAATTTGTGCGCAACATGATGGCGCCTCGGGCAAAGGCCGCGCAGCTGCAGTTCAGCTTTTCCTATCCCGATGTCACCCTCACCGCTGATCCGGCGAAGCTGCGCCAGGTGCTGGTCAATCTGGTTGGCAATGCCCTCAAATTTACCGAGCATGGTGCGGTCAGCATCGTTGCCACGATCGCCGACGGCGTGCTGCGCTGTCGGGTGGAGGACACCGGACCGGGCATTGCAGCAGGCGATGTGCGCCACCTGTTCAAGCAGTTCAGCCAGCTCGATAGCTCCAGCACCCGCGTGCACGGCGGCTCCGGGCTTGGACTGGCGATCTGTCGGGGGCTGGTCGAGGCTGTCGGCGGCCAGATCGGCGTCGACAGCACGCCCGGCCATGGCAGCAATTTCTGGTTCACGCTGCCCGTTTCGGCCGTCGAGGCGCACGAGCAGCAACCGGATCTGGCCGCCATGCCGCTGGAAACCCTGCCGGGCCTGTCACCGAGCCGACGCGAGCCGGCCGCCAGAACCGGGCGGGTGCTGATTGTCGATGACAATGCCATCAACCGTCAGGTTGCCGGGGCTCTGGTCAAAAAGATGGGGCTGCAGCCGGTCTACGCCCATAATGGCGAAGAGGCCATTGATGCGATCGCCATGGGTGGCCTGGATCTGGTGCTGATGGACATGCAGATGCCCGTGCTCGACGGCGTCACCGCGACCAGTCATGCCCGCGCTCTGGGGTTCAACGTGCCCATTGTCGGGCTGACCGCCAATGCGATGACCGAGGACCGGCAGGCCTGCGCCCGCGTGGGCATGGACGATTTCATCGCCAAGCCGGTAACCCGCGCCAAGCTCGAGGCCACCCTGTCGCCATTGCTGCACCAGCTAGAGAACCGCCCGCTCGATCTGACCCCCAGCGATATCGATCAGGACTACCAGAAAACCCTGATCGAAGAGCTGGGTCCCGACAGCTTCAGGCAGCTTGAGGTGCAGTTCAAGACCGATGCCGTGCACTTGGTTGATCGCGCCATTGTCGCACTCGGTCAGAGCGATGAATTCGCGCTCAAGAGTGCCCTGCATACGCTCAAGGGCGCCGCGCTGGCACTGGGCTATTCGGCAATCGCTGCCAGGGCCGATGATCTTGGTGCCGGTCCGCTCGATCGCGAGCAACTCGAAACGCTCCGGCGCGATGCGGCCTGA
- a CDS encoding GFA family protein yields MHSGSCLCGAVQFSVAGDLPEASACHCTMCRKHTGHYEAGVDVPRASLTVTGDDKINWFKSSDKVRRGFCAVCGSSLFFDPVHLDWIGIMMGAFDGPAGTKLALHIFVADKGDYYEIADGLPQNAQ; encoded by the coding sequence ATGCATTCGGGATCCTGCCTGTGTGGCGCCGTGCAGTTCAGCGTTGCGGGCGACTTGCCCGAGGCATCTGCCTGTCACTGCACCATGTGCCGCAAACACACCGGACACTACGAAGCCGGTGTCGATGTGCCACGAGCATCGCTAACTGTGACAGGCGACGACAAGATCAACTGGTTCAAATCATCGGACAAGGTGCGGCGCGGCTTTTGTGCTGTGTGTGGATCCTCGCTGTTCTTTGATCCGGTCCACCTCGACTGGATCGGCATCATGATGGGGGCGTTTGACGGCCCGGCCGGCACCAAGCTGGCCCTGCACATCTTCGTGGCCGACAAGGGTGACTATTACGAAATCGCCGATGGCCTACCGCAGAACGCACAATAG
- a CDS encoding DUF1214 domain-containing protein: MRFVLYLLMMIAVALSVGFGLSYYALTDGRLFGAVQVGPWTAWPDVGSDAPNPYTRGLLAREATLQLGQAEGLRFSASVDGDEQPLTRECSYRVKGNTPLATAWTLVALDAQGRNIAAPDTQMTMRSSGLARLNDGSIEIGIGTSLMPGNWLELTGSGPFSLVLTLYDTAVFSGFSSDESMPTIIRGNCS, encoded by the coding sequence GTGCGCTTTGTCCTCTATCTGCTGATGATGATTGCCGTTGCGCTCAGCGTGGGGTTCGGCCTGAGCTATTATGCGCTGACCGATGGCCGCCTGTTTGGCGCTGTGCAGGTGGGCCCCTGGACCGCCTGGCCAGATGTCGGCTCCGATGCCCCCAATCCCTATACGCGCGGCCTGTTGGCGCGCGAGGCCACGCTGCAGCTCGGGCAAGCCGAAGGGCTGCGTTTCAGCGCCAGCGTGGATGGTGACGAGCAGCCACTGACGAGAGAATGCAGCTACCGGGTCAAGGGCAATACGCCGCTGGCGACGGCCTGGACACTGGTGGCGCTTGATGCACAAGGGCGCAACATCGCGGCACCCGACACGCAGATGACCATGCGTTCCTCGGGTCTGGCACGGCTCAATGATGGCTCTATCGAGATCGGCATCGGCACATCGCTGATGCCGGGCAACTGGCTCGAGCTGACCGGATCGGGGCCGTTCAGCCTGGTGCTGACCCTGTACGACACCGCCGTGTTCTCGGGCTTTTCGAGTGATGAATCCATGCCCACCATTATCCGGGGCAATTGTTCATGA
- a CDS encoding transglycosylase domain-containing protein, translating to MQDPFYTKEKRKKTSSMLAADAWLDSSLYEFGQSLGRGWTRFQDFMSIFHVSGFKRLFVEIVSDGLSFFAIGCVLMVALAVPAFDATATGEFNKAEDYSVVFLDRYGAEIGRRGIRSDDSVALADMPDYLIKSTLATEDRRFYDHFGIDVVGTLRAIVSNAGGDSGTQGGSSITQQLAKNLFLSSERTIERKVIEAFLAVWLEWHYSKDEILKLYFDNAYMGGGNFGVVAASDYYFGKKVQDISLAEAAMLSGLFKAPTRYAPHVDLAAARGRANLVLSNLVAAGFLTEGQVTAARRHPATPIDRVADANSPNYFLDWAFVEAKKLIEARNHTTNNFVVRTTIDTTLQKYAEEAVISTVREGAEQYDVEQAAMVVTDTKGAIRAMVGGTDYGKSQFNRAIVSTRQPGSAYKIFVYSEAFEQLGLTPSDMITDRPVCIGDWCPQNYGRSYKGTVTLASAFSQSLNTVPVTLSIKTGRDTIAALSHRMGLQADYPVTRSLALGVASVSVLDMTSSYAVLANDGYKTPAFGITRMTTLSGDPVFDLDPDAPRERILSETTVANMNYMLRGVVTGGTGRRAQVPGVPALGKSGTTSSYRDAWFCGFTGNYVAAVWFGNDDYHPTNNLTGGNLPAMAWQKFMAYAHTNIDIKPVFGVDFVPEQTIIADADADGTDTDILERPPSLTPEAARKLVILANMFKAERETGSITTEASAPLPAAVEEL from the coding sequence GTGCAGGATCCGTTCTATACCAAGGAAAAGCGCAAGAAGACCTCCAGCATGCTGGCGGCCGATGCGTGGCTTGATTCCTCACTCTATGAGTTCGGCCAGTCGCTGGGCCGAGGCTGGACGCGCTTCCAGGATTTCATGTCGATTTTCCATGTCAGCGGCTTCAAGCGGCTGTTCGTGGAGATCGTTTCGGACGGTCTGTCCTTCTTTGCGATTGGCTGTGTGCTGATGGTGGCGCTGGCGGTGCCGGCCTTTGATGCCACCGCGACAGGCGAGTTCAACAAGGCCGAAGACTATTCGGTGGTGTTTCTGGATCGCTATGGCGCCGAAATCGGCCGCCGGGGCATTCGATCGGACGATTCGGTGGCGCTGGCCGATATGCCCGACTATCTGATCAAGTCGACGCTGGCGACCGAAGACCGGCGCTTTTATGACCATTTCGGCATCGACGTGGTGGGCACGCTGCGCGCCATCGTGAGTAATGCCGGCGGTGACAGTGGCACCCAGGGCGGCTCATCGATCACCCAGCAATTGGCCAAGAACCTGTTCCTGAGTTCGGAACGCACCATCGAGCGCAAGGTGATCGAGGCGTTCCTGGCGGTCTGGCTGGAGTGGCACTATTCCAAGGACGAAATCCTCAAGCTCTACTTTGACAACGCCTATATGGGCGGCGGCAATTTCGGCGTGGTGGCGGCGTCCGACTATTATTTCGGCAAGAAGGTGCAGGATATCAGCCTGGCCGAGGCGGCCATGCTGTCGGGCCTGTTCAAGGCCCCTACCCGCTATGCACCCCATGTCGATCTGGCGGCTGCCCGTGGTCGCGCCAATCTGGTGCTCAGCAATCTGGTCGCGGCCGGCTTTCTGACCGAAGGTCAGGTGACCGCCGCGCGGCGACATCCGGCGACCCCGATCGACCGGGTGGCAGATGCCAATTCGCCGAACTACTTCCTTGATTGGGCTTTTGTCGAAGCCAAGAAGCTGATCGAGGCGCGCAATCACACCACCAATAATTTTGTCGTGCGCACCACCATCGACACCACGCTGCAGAAATATGCAGAAGAAGCGGTGATTTCGACCGTGCGCGAGGGCGCCGAGCAGTATGATGTCGAACAGGCCGCCATGGTGGTCACCGATACCAAGGGCGCCATTCGCGCCATGGTGGGCGGCACTGATTACGGCAAGAGCCAGTTCAACCGCGCCATTGTGTCCACGCGCCAGCCCGGCTCGGCCTACAAGATCTTCGTATATTCCGAGGCGTTCGAGCAATTGGGGCTGACCCCCAGCGATATGATCACCGATCGACCGGTATGTATTGGCGACTGGTGCCCGCAGAATTATGGCCGCAGCTATAAGGGCACCGTCACCCTGGCCAGCGCCTTTTCGCAGTCACTCAATACCGTGCCGGTGACCCTGTCGATCAAGACGGGTCGCGATACCATTGCCGCGCTCAGCCACCGCATGGGGCTGCAGGCCGATTATCCCGTCACCCGCTCGCTGGCGCTGGGCGTGGCTTCGGTTTCGGTGCTGGATATGACATCGTCCTATGCGGTGCTGGCCAATGACGGTTACAAGACCCCGGCCTTCGGCATTACCCGCATGACCACGCTGAGTGGCGATCCGGTCTTTGACCTGGACCCCGATGCGCCGCGTGAACGCATTCTGAGCGAAACCACCGTCGCCAACATGAATTACATGCTGCGCGGCGTGGTCACCGGTGGCACCGGACGGCGCGCACAGGTGCCCGGTGTCCCGGCCCTTGGCAAATCCGGCACCACCTCATCATATCGCGATGCTTGGTTCTGTGGCTTTACCGGCAATTACGTTGCGGCGGTGTGGTTCGGCAATGACGACTATCACCCCACCAATAATCTGACCGGCGGTAATCTGCCCGCCATGGCGTGGCAGAAATTCATGGCTTATGCCCACACCAATATCGACATCAAACCGGTGTTCGGGGTCGATTTTGTGCCCGAGCAGACCATCATTGCCGACGCTGATGCCGATGGAACCGATACGGACATTCTCGAACGCCCACCGAGCCTGACCCCGGAAGCTGCGCGCAAGCTGGTGATTCTGGCCAATATGTTCAAAGCCGAGCGCGAAACAGGCAGCATCACCACCGAAGCCAGCGCCCCACTGCCCGCAGCCGTCGAAGAACTGTAG
- a CDS encoding HD domain-containing phosphohydrolase: MRVMVVEDNSSNLAVICQLVGRLEHVQCTGFADSLDALAALSESVWDLVIVDYLMPGMNGLELIQEMRATAMHTHVPVVMITADRDRALRLQAIAAGATDFLTKPVDPFELRARVTNLLDLRQAQNALAKRSEDLQVRVDRATRHLQEREEEVVFRLARAIEFRDGETGQHIERVAQISQFIAEEMQQSEAFARTLALAAPLHDVGKIGVPDAILNKPGRLTDEEFDIMRTHAAIGAEILSGGSSDLVQMAAIVALGHHERWDGKGYPNGLAGDAIPLAARITAVADVFDALCSERPYKKAWPVNQARAEINRCAGSQFDPNCVAAFERAWGRIAPLTAAAKLQTAA; this comes from the coding sequence ATGCGCGTAATGGTCGTTGAAGACAACAGCTCCAACCTCGCCGTTATCTGCCAGCTGGTCGGTCGGCTGGAGCACGTTCAGTGCACCGGTTTTGCGGACTCGCTGGACGCCCTGGCAGCACTGTCCGAATCCGTGTGGGATCTGGTCATCGTCGACTACCTCATGCCGGGCATGAATGGGCTGGAACTGATCCAGGAGATGCGTGCAACGGCGATGCACACCCATGTGCCCGTGGTCATGATCACTGCGGACCGCGATCGTGCCCTGCGGCTGCAGGCCATTGCAGCTGGCGCTACTGACTTCCTGACCAAGCCGGTCGATCCGTTTGAATTGCGGGCCCGGGTGACAAACCTGCTGGATTTGCGTCAGGCCCAGAATGCGCTCGCCAAGCGCAGCGAAGACCTGCAGGTGCGGGTGGACCGCGCCACGCGCCATTTGCAGGAGCGGGAAGAGGAAGTGGTGTTCCGGCTGGCGCGCGCCATCGAGTTTCGCGACGGGGAGACCGGTCAGCATATTGAGCGCGTCGCCCAGATTTCGCAGTTCATCGCAGAAGAAATGCAGCAGAGCGAAGCCTTTGCCCGCACGCTGGCTCTGGCTGCGCCACTGCACGATGTCGGCAAGATTGGTGTGCCCGACGCTATTCTCAACAAGCCAGGCCGGCTGACCGATGAAGAGTTCGACATCATGCGCACCCATGCGGCGATCGGTGCAGAAATTCTCTCTGGTGGCAGTTCAGATCTGGTCCAGATGGCCGCCATTGTAGCGCTGGGCCACCATGAACGGTGGGACGGCAAAGGCTACCCCAATGGTCTTGCCGGCGACGCGATTCCCCTGGCCGCGCGTATCACTGCAGTCGCCGACGTGTTCGACGCGCTATGCAGCGAGCGCCCTTACAAGAAGGCCTGGCCGGTCAACCAGGCGCGCGCCGAAATCAATCGGTGCGCAGGTAGCCAGTTTGATCCCAACTGCGTAGCCGCCTTCGAGCGCGCCTGGGGGCGGATCGCGCCGCTCACGGCCGCCGCCAAGCTTCAGACCGCAGCCTGA